Proteins found in one Aspergillus puulaauensis MK2 DNA, chromosome 8, nearly complete sequence genomic segment:
- the TMP1 gene encoding thymidylate synthase (BUSCO:EOG09263RVR;~COG:F;~EggNog:ENOG410PGME;~InterPro:IPR036926,IPR000398,IPR023451,IPR020940;~PFAM:PF00303;~go_function: GO:0004799 - thymidylate synthase activity [Evidence IEA];~go_process: GO:0006231 - dTMP biosynthetic process [Evidence IEA]), producing MTLSNDIQRGNVAAATPPQIPQNPSHEEHQYLNLIRQILAEGEHRPDRTGTGTRSIFAPVPMRFSLSKPDPANVESKIPVLPLLTTKRVFLRAVLAELLWFISGSTSSIPLSEAGIKIWDGNGSREFLDNVGLSHREVGDLGPVYGFQWRHFGAEYVDAHTDYTGQGVDQLADVVRKIKETPFDRRIIMSAWNPADLKKMALPPCHMFAQFYVSYPEGIEEGKGKGKGELSCLLYQRSCDMGLGVPFNIASYALLTHIIAHATDLNPGKLIHTMGDAHVYLDHVEALQEQLTREPSEFPELKIKREDRGSGVIDGWKEEEFEVIGYQPHKAIKMKMSV from the coding sequence ATGACACTCTCAAATGACATTCAGCGGGGCAATGTTGCAGCCGCCACACCACCTCAAATACCCCAAAACCCCTCCCACGAAGAGCACCAGTACTTGAATCTAATCCGCCAAATCCTCGCCGAGGGCGAACACCGACCCGACCgcacaggaacaggaacacGCTCCATATTCGCTCCAGTTCCCATGCGCTTCTCGCTCTCAAAGCCCGACCCTGCAAATGTAGAATCGAAAATCCCTGTTCTGCCCCTCCTCACCACAAAACGCGTCTTCCTACGCGCCGTCCTCGCCGAACTCCTCTGGTTCATCTCAGGCTCGACATCGAGCATCCCCTTATCTGAGGCCGGTATCAAGATCTGGGACGGGAATGGCTCGCGCGAGTTCTTGGATAATGTTGGTCTTTCGCACCGGGAAGTCGGTGATCTAGGGCCCGTCTACGGCTTCCAGTGGCGCCATTTCGGCGCTGAGTATGTTGATGCTCATACCGATTACACCGGACAGGGTGTTGATCAGCTGGCCGATGTTGTGAGGAAGATTAAAGAGACACCATTTGACCGACGGATCATCATGTCGGCGTGGAACCCCgcggatttgaagaagatggcccTCCCACCTTGCCATATGTTTGCTCAGTTCTATGTCTCCTATCCTGAAGGCATCGAGGAAGGGAAAGGCAAAGGAAAGGGCGAGTTGAGCTGTTTGTTGTACCAGCGGAGTTGTGATATGGGCCTTGGCGTGCCGTTTAATATTGCTTCTTATGCACTGTTAACGCACATTATTGCGCATGCTACGGATTTGAACCCAGGAAAGTTGATCCACACGATGGGCGACGCGCATGTCTATCTGGATCATGTGGAAGCTCTGCAGGAGCAGCTGACGAGGGAGCCGTCTGAATTCCCCGAGTTGAAGATTAAGAGAGAAGATCGCGGTAGTGGTGTTATTGATGGatggaaagaggaagaatttGAGGTTATTGGATACCAACCTCACAAGGCGAttaagatgaagatgagcgtTTAG
- a CDS encoding double-stranded RNA binding motif domain-containing protein (COG:S;~EggNog:ENOG410PSCM), which produces MSDPRLDIKYDWRLRLEVYCTKNGIDEPKYNTFSDRRGGRTAWSCHVIVHGTTFAARYWFDGDFVQNAMEDAAEVALKVLDSKSYQQPSHGPPSGTVP; this is translated from the exons ATGTCTGACCCAAGACTCGATATCAAGTATGACTGGCGGTTAAGACTTGAAG TTTATTGCACCAAAAACGGCATCGACGAGCCAAAATACAACACATTCTCCGACCGCCGAG GAGGTCGCACAGCGTGGTCCTGTCATGTCATCGTCCACGGAACCACCTTTGCTGCCCGATATTGGTTTGATGGTGATTTCGTACAGAATGCCATGGAAGATGCTGCGGAGGTAGCTTTGAAAGTTTTGGATTCTAAGTCTTACCAGCAACCCAGCCATGGACCACCGTCGGGAACCGTGCCTTGA
- a CDS encoding AN1-type zinc finger protein (COG:S;~EggNog:ENOG410PIHF;~InterPro:IPR035896,IPR000058;~PFAM:PF01428;~go_function: GO:0008270 - zinc ion binding [Evidence IEA]), with protein MSPISMTKGNGGSEPESFTQMADKDLESIGRHCQYEYCNQLDFLPFRCESCRGTYCLDHRTETAHRCPQEGEWARRRNGNRQSANSTPTQKPTIYNSDQCAHVSCKTLINTFKDPGVRCPDCSREYCLKHRLKEEHDCAKIAPRLGSGAAGAPNETIRSMFARVRSWGKDKSQVAATAAASVKPKPKPNSPAARAVQVNALKKAAKGDSSVPADKRVYLHVVGTSETQGVDPPNGDFWFDSRWKVGRVLDDAAKRLGVENVNNRAGEEARLRLFHVDSGEFLEFSDALGAGKVKSGDTIVLLRGAGVMLGK; from the coding sequence ATGTCCCCAATTTCCATGACCAAAGGCAATGGCGGCTCCGAGCCCGAGTCGTTCACTCAAATGGCCGACAAAGACCTCGAGTCCATAGGCCGCCACTGCCAATACGAATACTGCAACCAGCTCGATTTCCTACCCTTTCGCTGCGAATCCTGCCGTGGGACATATTGTCTTGACCACCGCACCGAAACCGCCCACCGCTGCCCGCAAGAAGGTGAGTGGGCGCGCCGCCGAAACGGAAACCGACAATCTGCCAACAGCACGCCAACACAGAAACCCACCATCTACAACTCCGATCAGTGTGCGCACGTATCATGTAAAACCTTGATCAATACGTTCAAGGACCCTGGTGTTCGCTGCCCGGACTGCTCGAGAGAATACTGTCTTAAACACCGCCTAAAGGAGGAACATGATTGCGCCAAGATTGCCCCGCGACTAGGCAGCGGCGCAGCCGGGGCACCGAATGAAACGATCCGATCAATGTTCGCGCGTGTCCGCTCATGGGGGAAGGATAAGAGTCAGGTTGCTGCTactgccgccgcctccgtgaaaccgaagccgaagcccaATAGTCCTGCTGCGCGAGCTGTCCAAGTCAACGCCCTTAAGAAAGCGGCCAAGGGCGATTCAAGTGTTCCTGCTGACAAGCGGGTGTACCTACATGTTGTAGGAACATCAGAGACGCAGGGAGTGGACCCACCGAATGGGGACTTTTGGTTTGACTCACGGTGGAAGGTAGGGAGGGTGCTGGATGATGCGGCGAAGCGCTTGGGGGTCGAGAATGTGAACAATcgggctggggaggaggcaCGGTTACGGCTGTTCCATGTTGATAGTGGGGAGTTTTTGGAGTTTTCGGATGCGCTCGGAGCCGGGAAGGTGAAATCGGGCGATACTATCGTTTTATTGAGGGGTGCTGGAGTGATGCTGGGGAAGTGA
- a CDS encoding tRNA-ribosyltransferase family protein (COG:A;~EggNog:ENOG410PHFC;~InterPro:IPR002616,IPR036511,IPR004803;~PFAM:PF01702;~go_function: GO:0008479 - queuine tRNA-ribosyltransferase activity [Evidence IEA];~go_function: GO:0016763 - transferase activity, transferring pentosyl groups [Evidence IEA];~go_process: GO:0006400 - tRNA modification [Evidence IEA];~go_process: GO:0101030 - tRNA-guanine transglycosylation [Evidence IEA]) produces MLYIRANRIILRPFYRAPRTTSLSLPRSMSTTPPRKAMPSALTFDLHRKCSTTKARASTLHLPHGSVPLPIFMPVATQASLKGLTYDQLKQTGCMLCLNNTYHLGLKPGQAVLDEVGGAHKLQGWDRNILTDSGGFQMVSLLKLANVTEEGVRFLSPHDGTPMLLTPEHSISLQNSIGSDIIMQLDDVIATTSPDHARVHEAMERSVRWLDRCIEAHKNPASQNLFCIIQGGLDLELRKQCCAEMVARDTPGIAIGGLSGGEAKEEFCKVVDTCTGLLPDNKPRYVMGVGYQEDLVIGAALGADMFDCVWPTRTARFGNAVVSTGNLNLRHASFAHDFRPVEYGCGCMTCKPREEGGLGITRAYVHHLASKETAGAHLLTIHNVHYTLNLMGRVRQAILDDQFPAFLKGFFLKLYGEKTKIPAWVVGALQGVGVCLLED; encoded by the exons ATGCTATATATTCGGGCGAACCGTATAATATTACGTCCCTTCTATCGCGCACCGAGAACAACTTCGTTGTCGCTTCCCCGGTCCATGTCAACAACCCCTCCGCGGAAGGCAATGCCTTCAGCATTGACCTTTGACCTGCATCGCAAGTGCTCT ACTACAAAAGCCCGCGCTAGCACCCTCCACCTCCCTCATGGCTCCGTTCCTCTGCCGATCTTTATGCCAGTTGCAACGCAGGCCTCCCTCAAAGGCCTTACATACGACCAACTAAAACAGACTGGATGTATGCTATGCCTAAATAATACGTATCACTTAGGGCTGAAGCCTGGACAGGCGGTATTGGATGAGGTAGGAGGAGCACATAAATTGCAGGGATGGGATCGGAATATTCTGACGGACAGTGGGGG GTTCCAAATGGTCTCTTTACTAAAACTTGCAAATGTTACGGAGGAAGGAGTTCGGTTTTTGAGTCCCCATGATGGTACTCCCAT GCTACTCACCCCGGAACACTCGATTTCCCTCCAAAACTCCATTGGCTCCGACATTATCATGCAGCTTGACGATGTGATTGCGACGACCTCACCGGATCATGCACGAGTCCATGAGGCAATGGAGCGCTCGGTCCGTTGGCTGGACCGATGCATTGAAGCTCACAAAAACCCAGCGTCGCAAAACCTATTTTGCATTATCCAGGGTGGCCTGGATTTGGAATTGAGAAAACAGTGTTGTGCGGAGATGGTCGCTCGAGATACGCCCGGAATCGCTATTGGGGGCCTTTCAGGCGGAGAGGCAAAGGAGGAGTTCTGCAAAGT AGTCGATACCTGCACCGGTCTCCTTCCGGATAATAAGCCACGATATGTAATGGGCGTG GGGTACCAGGAGGATTTGGTTATAGGTGCCGCCCTCGGCGCAGATATGTTTGATTGCGTGTGGCCAACCAGAACTGCC CGCTTCGGAAACGCCGTGGTCTCCACAGGGAATCTCAACCTTCGGCATGCATCATTTGCGCATGACTTTAGGCCTGTCGAATACGGGTGCGGCTGCATGACATGTAAACCTAGAGAGGAAGGGGGGCTCGGCATTACGAGGGCATATGTCCACCACCTGGCGTCTAAAGAGACGGCCGGAGCTCACCT TCTTACAATACACAATGTGCATTACACCCTTAATTTAATGGGGAGGGTACGACAAGCCATTTTAGATGATCAATTCCCAGCTTTCCTTAAAGGTTTCTTCTTGAAGTTGTACGGAGAGAAGACCAAGATTCCCGCTTGGGTAGTGGGTGCCTTGCAGGGGGTAGGGGTTTGTTTACTAGAAGATTAA
- a CDS encoding DUF1774 domain-containing protein (COG:S;~EggNog:ENOG410PIIJ;~InterPro:IPR013920;~PFAM:PF08611;~TransMembrane:8 (i26-45o65-90i97-123o129-147i159-178o190-209i214-230o242-261i)): MSSYNAYNPFARRESHSKASLNSYRVLAPLSWALVIVFGIFYSIHKPADVSNSWTLWSQLERRSTAFSVNIVVLAIYWILLLLSQIGYLIQLFSKDVAIFTVAANAASHFILNNLFVFAWILLWTRNHFWPAEVILIAHFIHQHVAFWRIRSLPPLSHLAVIAGPYAWTLIALFWNGAAAVWSHTPGAEIAANVFIWIIFVIGAAHIIVPVDELLGYSLSLLVFGVAIAQTDKKTSFPRQWIFAWVIFAVFLLDSIYLTFVKSTNRDILFRSAGEPEASQGDPERAPLLPEPREPAATS, encoded by the exons ATGAGTTCGT ACAACGCTTACAATCCTTTTGCTAGGCGCGAGTCGCACAGCAAGGCTTCGCTGAATTCGTATCGGGTTCTCGCGCCTCTCTCGTGGGCTCTAGTCATCGTTTTTGGGATTTTCTATTCCATCCATAAGCCTGCCGACGTATCAAACAGCTGGACCCTCTGGTCTCAGCTTGAGCGGCGATCTACTGCGTTCAGTGTTAACATTGTCGTGTTAGCAATTTACTG gatcctcctcctcctctcccagaTCGGGTACCTGATCCAACTCTTTTCCAAGGATGTAGCGATTTTCACTGTAGCAGCTAACGCGGCGTCGCATTTCATTCTGAAcaacctcttcgtcttcgcgTGGATCCTCCTCTGGACCAGGAACCATTTCTGGCCAGCTGAGGTCATTCTGATCGCTCACTTCATCCACCAGCACGTCGCCTTCTGGCGCATCCGCTCCCTGCCGCCGCTGTCGCATCTAGCCGTCATTGCAGGCCCATATGCCTGGACTTTGATCGCGCTCTTCTGGAATGGAGCCGCGGCAGTCTGGAGCCATACTCCAGGTGCTGAGATCGCCGCGAACGTTTTCATCTGGATCATCTTCGTTATTGGCGCCGCTCACATCATTGTGCCGGTAGATGAACTGCTCGGATACAGTCTGAGTCTGCTGGTCTTCG GTGTGGCCATCGCCCAAACCGACAAGAAGACTAGCTTTCCCAGACAATGGATCTTTGCGTGGGTTATTTTCGCGGTTTTCCTGCTCGACTCGATCTACTTGACCTTTGTCAAGTCTACCAACCGGGATATTCTCTTCAGGAGTGCCGGGGAACCAGAAGCGAGTCAGGGTGATCCTGAGAGGGCGCCATTGCTACCGGAACCGCGTGAACCTGCTGCGACTTCGTGA
- a CDS encoding putative MFS transporter (COG:G;~EggNog:ENOG410PIP0;~InterPro:IPR020846,IPR011701,IPR036259;~PFAM:PF07690;~TransMembrane:11 (o124-142i154-175o181-201i213-234o246-268i317-336o356-373i380-400o406-430i442-462o474-496i);~go_function: GO:0022857 - transmembrane transporter activity [Evidence IEA];~go_process: GO:0055085 - transmembrane transport [Evidence IEA]), translated as MWGLESLAARALKPSRGKKKKSCLPLQHFSYISPAIMSEKEITPDGAINATDAELALNHNDSDPDLQAREKALIWKQDLHIVPLSAFIYLLCYLDRSNIGNAKIMNAETGDDLLTETNMTSYEYTIALMVFLIAYALFEVPSNYFLKKLRPSRWIAFLMLSWGAVTMGLGGAHNYAQVTGLRFLLGVLEAGLFPGFVYFLTFWYRTSERSLRVALILASATLAGAFGGAIAYGVGHMNMAHGLSAWRWLFIIEGAPSCVSAILVWFILPDYPETASWLSEDEKALAAKRLEIEGSKGGAHAMTWQDAKDVLIDWRLYAHYLVYFGISAPFSSLSLFTPSITSGLGYTSLKAQLMTVPPWAVAYVVTTVVAWSADYFNSRGLHSAALSFVGAMGFLASAVLPADAYLHRYGCLIVATSGSFACIPPLLGWLSSNIRSTAGTGLAIALNVSFGAPGQIVGVWIYKSDEAKRGYPTGHWTNAALLLLVTVGCLALRGYYEWKNRRLRLSGGERFAY; from the exons ATGTGGGGGTTGGAGTCCCTGGCGGCGCGTGCACTTAAGCCGAGCaggggcaaaaaaaaaaaaagttgttTGCCCTTGCAACACTTCTCCTACATATCCCCCGCCATCATGAGTGAGAAAGAGATCACTCCGGATGGCGCGATCAATGCGACTGACGCAGAATTGGCGCTGAAT CACAATGACAGTGACCCCGATCTTCAAGCTCGGGAGAAGGCGTTGATATGGAAGCAAG ACTTGCATATTGTTCCTCTTTCCGCCTTTATCTATCTCCTTTGTTATCTGGATCGATCGAACATTG GAAATGCCAAAATTATGAATGCGGAGACTGGCGATGATCTCCTCACTGAAACGAACATGACCTCTTACGAGTATAC GATCGCACTGATGGTCTTCTTGATCGCCTACGCCCTCTTCGAAGTGCCCTCCAATTATTTTCTCAAGAAGCTTAGACCGAGC AGGTGGATCGCGTTCCTGATGTTATCATGGGGGGCTGTCACAATGGGGTTAGGCGGAGCACACAACTACGCGCAAGTGACAGGTCTACGTTTTCTTCTTGGAG TCCTCGAAGCTGGCCTCTTCCCGGGCTTTGTCTATTTCCTAACCTTCTGGTACCGCACCTCGGAACGCTCATTGCGCGTAGCTTTAATCCTCGCCTCGGCAACCCTAGCAGGCGCGTTCGGCGGTGCAATCGCATACGGTGTAGGACATATGAATATGGCCCACGGTTTATcagcctggcgctggctTTTCATAATCGAGGGCGCACCGTCCTGCGTATCCGCCATCCTCGTTTGGTTTATTCTCCCTGATTACCCCGAAACAGCATCTTGGTTATCCGAGGACGAAAAGGCGCTTGCCGCGAAACGCCTCGAAATAGAAGGGTCCAAGGGTGGGGCGCATGCGATGACATGGCAAGATGCTAAAGATGTCCTCATAGACTGGCGTTTATATGCACACTACCTC GTCTACTTTGGAATCTCAGCGCCATTCTCCAGTCTCTCGCTTTTTACCCCCTCGATTACCAGCGGACTCGGATATACCAGTCTGAAAGCACAGCTCATGACAGTACCTCCATGGGCAGTGGCGTACGTCGTAACAACAGTTGTCGCCTGGTCCGCAGACTACTTCAATAG CCGTGGCCTCCACTCCGCAGCTCTCTCCTTTGTCGGTGCAATGGGCTTCCTCGCCTCCGCCGTTCTCCCAGCAGACGCATATCTC CATCGCTACGGCTGCCTAATCGTCGCAACAAGTGGTTCCTTCGCCTGCATCCCGCCATTGCTCGGGTGGCTCTCCTCCAACATTCGGTCCACCGCAGGAACAGGCCTCGCAATCGCGCTGAACGTCTCCTTCGGCGCCCCCGGTCAGATCGTTGGAGTATGGATCTACAAGTCGGACGAGGCGAAACGCGGGTATCCGACGGGCCATTGGACGAATGcagccctgctgctgctcgttaCTGTGGGGTGTTTGGCGCTGAGGGGGTACTATGAGTGGAAGAATCGGCGGTTACGGTTATCGGGCGGGGAGAGATTTGCTTATTGA
- the lap1 gene encoding putative aminopeptidase (COG:E;~EggNog:ENOG410PGV8;~InterPro:IPR007484;~MEROPS:MER0032443;~PFAM:PF01546,PF04389;~SECRETED:SignalP(1-19)), giving the protein MKISTALALGATASTGAWAYAIPQQDVIENPHIHHEQEKYLIELAPYQTRWVTEEEKWALKLDGVNFIDISEDRNYGLYPTLDAGAYINYPKEMGHTDKVNGLIDGLSKENMQKDLEKFTSFHTRYYKSSDGVESATWLYKQVQKVVHDSGADGSGASVEKFEHPWGQFSIIARIPGVSNKTVVLGAHQDSINLFLPSLLAAPGADDDGSGTVTILEALRGLLKSEVISQGKAPNTIEFHWYSAEEGGMLGSQAVFSKHQRNKVDVKAMLQQDMTGYTKGSVDAGLDEAIGVMTDYVDPALTTFLKATINTYCRVGFADTRCGYACSDHTSASKYGYPSAMATESKMENSNKHIHTTDDKIKYLSFDHMLEHTKLTLGFAYELALADL; this is encoded by the exons ATGAAGATCTCGACCGCGCTCGCTCTGGGCGCTACCGCTTCCACTGGTGCCTGGGCCTACGCCATCCCGCAACAGGATGTGATAGAGAACCCCCATATTCACCATGAGCAAGAGAAATATCTAATCGAACTCGCTCCCTATCAAACAAGATGGGtaacagaggaagaaaagtgGGCCTTGAAACTC GACGGTGTGAACTTCATTGATATCTCAGAAGACCGAAACTATGGATTGTATCCAACACTAGATGCTGGTGCCTATATCAATTATCCAAAGGAGATGGGGCATACAGACAAGGTCAATGGGCTCATTGATGGCTTATCCAAGGAGAACATGCAGAAGGATCTTGAGAAATTTACTTCTTTCCACACGAGATACTATAAATCGTCGGATGGTGTTGAGTCTGCCACATGGCTGTACAAACAGGTGCAGAAAGTGGTCCATGATTCAGGGGCTGATGGGTCGGGTGCGTCTGTCGAGAAGTTCGAGCACCCTTGGGGTCAGTTCAGTATCATTGCCCGTATCCCTGGTGTATCGAACAAAACTGTTGTCCTGGGTGCACACCAGGACAGCATCAACCTGTTCCTTCCGTCTCTTCTAGCTGCCCCAGGCGCTGATGACGATGGAAGTGGGACTGTTACAATCCTTGAGGCCTTGCGTGGTTTATTGAAATCAGAGGTCATTTCACAAGGGAAAGCGCCAAACACAATTGAATTCCACTGGTACTCAGCAGAAGAGGGTGGAATGCTTGGTTCCCAAGCTGTATTCTCCAAGCACCAACGAAACAAAGTGGATGTGAAAGCCATGCTCCAGCAAGATATGACCGGGTATACGAAAGGCTCCGTTGATGCTGGCTTGGATGAAGCCATTGGAGTGATGACTGACTATGTTGATCCCGCACTCACGACCTTCCTCAAGGCTACCATTAATACC TACTGTCGCGTTGGCTTTGCCGATACCCGATGCGGCTATGCCTGCTCCGATCACACCTCAGCAAGCAAGTACGGATACCCATCAGCCATGGCAACAGAATCCAAGATGGAGAACAGCAACAAGCACATTCACACCACTGACGATAAGATCAAATATCTGAGCTTTGACCACATGCTGGAGCACACGAAGCTTACTCTTGGGTTTGCCTATGAGCTTGCTCTTGCCGACCTCTAA
- a CDS encoding uncharacterized protein (COG:S;~EggNog:ENOG410PK8J) has product MGSYRATSCPDATATLRNPASSSSTDSEASDRSKSTAPTIYSEPISKLRAEEMDLYDDDDTDEEDDVNPTASASTFGSTDTSTDDDEIDKLPLYVVTDRKRDMFLTDAMPSSSSTFGKLFPSCRRLLIRHDDATLDGNMNLRVDTMVPHRAGYQQDVILFHLRMYDLFTRKFSFRRYCRESGREICHSERRAISSNCDKPAMLQRSWGNVLASLRPGSSGLGPLSGAYHKRRGSEQNKVFEEDFSGSKSGIDRPATLADTVMMEFSNYAHVELKRRGAGMTKRYEYEYWGTKYQWRHESRRESDLREVSYHLVNMRTSQKVAHIVPEILTPMEAIEEESKGGWIPPSSMWISDTSAYKNMHDVADVIVATGLVALVDDCIRRRWHRSGPSQFMLPMRSSFSKPKRLLDEVFHRS; this is encoded by the exons ATGGGGTCGTACAGGGCAACATCCTGTCCAGATGCGACGGCAACCTTGCGGAATCCagccagctccagctctaCGGACAGTGAGGCTTCAGATCGGTCGAAGAGCACAGCACCAACGATCTACAGTGAGCCCATCTCAAAACTCCGagcggaggagatggatctttacgacgatgatgacaccgacgaggaagacgacgtaAACCCTACAGCCTCTGCTTCAACATTTGGATCAACTGACACTTCAACGGACGACGATGAGATTGACAAACTTCCGCTTTATGTGGTGACGGATCGCAAACGCGATATGTTTTTAACAGATGCGATGCCATCTAGCTCCTCAACTTTTGGCAAACTTTTTCCTTCTTGCCGGAGGTTGCTTATCCGCCATGACGATGCAACACTCGACGGCAACATGAACCTCCGTGTGGATACCATGGTTCCGCACCGTGCTGGCTACCAACAAGACGTAATCCTTTTTCATCTACGCATGTATGACTTGTTCACCAGAAAGTTTTCCTTTCGTCGCTATTGCCGGGAGTCGGGCCGCGAAATTTGCCATTCAGAGAGGAGGGCAATATCATCAAACTGTGACAAGCCGGCGATGCTTCAACGCTCGTGGGGTAATGTGTTGGCTAGTCTACGACCAGGATCGAGCGGGCTCGGACCCCTGTCAGGCGCATACCACAAACGACGGGGATCTGAGCAGAACAAGGTGTTCGAAGAAGATTTCAGCGGATCCAAGAGTGGCATCGATCGGCCGGCCACGCTCGCCGATACCGTCATGATGGAGTTTTCGAACTACGCGCATGTAGAACTGAAGCGGAGAGGTGCCGGCATGACAAAGCGATACGAGTATGAGTATTGGGGCACAAAATACCAATGGAGGCATGAGTCACGGAGAGAGAGCGATCTGCGTGAAGTCTCCTATCACCTTGTCAACATGCGGACATCCCAAAAGGTTGCCCATATCGTCCCCGAGATCTTGACTCCGATGGAAGCGATCGAGGAGGAGAGCAAGGGAGGCTGGATCCCCCCCTCCTCGATGTGGATCAGTGATACCTCTGCGTATAAGAACATGCATGACGTTGCCGA TGTGATTGTCGCCACAGGCCTGGTAGCACTGGTCGACGATTGCatccgccggcgatggcACCGGAGCGGTCCTTCCCAATTCATGCTCCCGATGagatcttccttctcaaaGCCGAAGCGACTTCTTGACGAGGTGTTCCATCGATCCTAA
- a CDS encoding inositol monophosphatase family protein (COG:F,P;~EggNog:ENOG410PVMK;~InterPro:IPR000760,IPR020583,IPR006239;~PFAM:PF00459;~go_function: GO:0008441 - 3'(2'),5'-bisphosphate nucleotidase activity [Evidence IEA];~go_process: GO:0006790 - sulfur compound metabolic process [Evidence IEA];~go_process: GO:0046855 - inositol phosphate dephosphorylation [Evidence IEA]) produces the protein MDGNSPYSKELQIACLAVQRAARLTKKLIAAVDKGSLDKSDDTPVTIADFGAQSLIIAAIHSAFPDDEIVGEEDSKTLRAQPDLLERTWDLVSSTRLEDKESERLLTAPSSRDEMLRLIDLGALGNCKPRGRTWVLDPVDGTATFMRGQQYAVCLGLVEDGKQKLGVTGCPNLNSESGSVHEDLADRTGHGVMIFAVDGQGAWSRQLGTGSLLPATKLEPKSQITEFQDIQFVDCKAATSSNYEVHGALAERFGAPWPPRTDLWSAQLRYIAIAVGGCNVLIKIPRKASYRSKVWDHVGGMLIVTELGCQVSDLKGNPVDCSLGRTLEGCEGMIIAPKSIHHSLVKAVEQMQ, from the coding sequence ATGGATGGCAACAGCCCCTACTCAAAAGAGCTGCAAATTGCTTGCTTGGCGGTCCAGAGAGCCGCGCGCTTGACAAAGAAGCTTATCGCGGCCGTCGACAAAGGGTCCCTGGACAAAAGCGACGACACCCCGGTCACAATCGCTGATTTTGGGGCGCAGAGTCTAATTATTGCCGCCATCCATAGTGCGTTCCCGGATGATGAAAttgttggcgaggaggactcAAAAACCCTCCGTGCGCAACCGGATTTGCTTGAACGGACCTGGGATCTAGTTTCGTCTACTCGTCTTGAGGACAAGGAAAGTGAAAGGCTACTCACTGCGCCTAGCTCGAGGGATGAGATGCTTCGCCTGATTGATCTTGGTGCGCTGGGTAACTGCAAGCCGCGAGGTCGGACATGGGTTCTCGATCCCGTTGACGGGACGGCGACCTTTATGCGGGGCCAGCAGTACGCTGTTTGCTTGGGCCTtgtggaggatgggaagcagaagcttGGTGTTACGGGGTGTCCAAATCTCAATTCGGAGTCTGGGTCTGTCCATGAGGATCTCGCGGACCGGACAGGACATGGAGTCATGATCTTCGCCGTTGATGGGCAGGGTGCGTGGTCGAGACAGTTGGGGACCGGGTCACTTCTTCCAGCTACGAAACTTGAACCGAAATCGCAAATCACAGAGTTTCAGGATATTCAGTTCGTGGATTGCAAGGCTGCGACATCCTCGAACTATGAGGTGCATGGGGCCCTTGCAGAGAGGTTTGGAGCTCCGTGGCCGCCTAGGACGGATCTATGGTCTGCGCAACTGCGATATATTGCCATCGCTGTCGGTGGCTGTAACGTGCTCATCAAGATTCCGCGGAAAGCTTCGTATCGCTCAAAGGTATGGGATCACGTGGGAGGTATGTTAATAGTCACGGAGCTGGGCTGCCAAGTAAGCGACCTGAAAGGAAACCCCGTTGATTGCAGCCTGGGAAGAACTCTTGAGGGGTGCGAGGGGATGATTATTGCGCCAAAATCCATCCACCACAGTCTCGTGAAAGCTGTGGAACAGATGCAGTGA